The following DNA comes from Lentibacillus sp. Marseille-P4043.
AAGTTCGTTTAGAAAGAAGAGAATAATATTTATACTACTCAATACGCCCGGGATGTACTTGGCCTCCCGGAACAGGTCAAATCCTTGGTCAAAATAATGCTCTGCTTCGGTTTGTTTTTTTTCTAAGGTGATGCATTTTATTCCTTTAATAATATAAAAAATCGCTTTTTCTCTTAAGAAAGGGTATTTTACGAGCATTTTTTCCATTTCGGCCATCTTTTTGTCAATCCTGTCAGTATCACTTCTAAGAACAGCGAGATAGAGCTCTGTAAGGGAAATCAGGGGTATAAAGCCTTCTAGATTCTTTTCGTGAATCTCCTTTTCTGATTGTAGGAGAAGGATTTCCGCTTCGTCAACCTGCTTCGTATATATTAAAAACGACAAACGGTTCAGTAATCTTATTTCGAGACGGTAGTGTTCTGGCAGTTCTTTTGCAGTCAAAGCCCTTGTAAAGTAATCAAGGCATTTATACTTGTCTGCTTCTATGTAGGAATATATATGAAGAAGGTAATAGCACTTTTCCCAGAAGGAGATTTCTTTTTCCTCCAGAAACCACCTGAAATCCCCCCTCATGAAATGAAGATAGAGACGACTTTGTTGATCAAGTTCAAAGCCGAACACAGACTGATTTTCTGCAAGTAGTTTTAAGGCATCCCCCTGGCCGTAAAGATGATATTTGTGAAAAAGCGTTTTTACATTAGAAGAGACCTCCTCGTCTTTTAACAATGGACTTGCATGCGCTTCTTTGCTAAGCTTCAATCGGTAGCCCTGTCCCCTGACTGTTTCAATGCTAACCACGGAGGACAAAGATCTTAGCTTTTTTCTAACCCGGTAAATATGATCATCTACAGTCCTATCTGTCGGAGCTTCCATTGGCCATACTGCATCAAGGAGTTCCTCTCTTGTAAAAATCCGCGATGGACTTTGGTATAAAAAATGAAGTAGTTGAAATTCTTTCGGCAACAAAACAATCTCTTCGGAACGATATTTTACTTTAAATTCACCATTAAAAAACTTAATTTTTTCCATCATTTCACCTTCGTTTGAATGGAATAGATACTTGAATTCATTATAGCAAACGGACATTTGGGGTGTAGGGGGTAAACTATAAAAACTTTGTTATCTATTGATATGTGTCAATGCAATAAAAGTTTATTAAAAGACAAAACACGTATTATACTGTTAAATACGTTCTAGCAAACTTAAAACATACCTATCCAATCGCTCCTCCATCATTTTATCGGTTAATCCCGTTAAACCAAAAGCCTCCCAGCCTGGATATACCACTGGCGGACCAAAAAGGATATCGATCAATGAAACAAAATCCCAATACACATCATATGTAAAACAGTTACCTTGGTCATTCTGGTATGCCACTAAAAATTTGTCTGCTGTTTCTACATCATATAGCATTGCTAAATTTAACCTACAGTGTCCCACATCGATGCCAGCTGGTCCCCTGCACGCATTTACCCAATCAACAACGCCACTAACTTTTCCATTACGATACAAAACATTGGTAGGATGATAATCCCGATGAATGAAGCAATCCTTAACTTTAGGCCGCGAACCTTTTACAATTTCAATAACCTTTTTCCATGCTTGCGGAAAGTTAGTCCACAATG
Coding sequences within:
- a CDS encoding aminoglycoside phosphotransferase family protein, with the protein product MDLAAALGKIHAVDADGFHWTYFTYNDIPSLEIPLWTNFPQAWKKVIEIVKGSRPKVKDCFIHRDYHPTNVLYRNGKVSGVVDWVNACRGPAGIDVGHCRLNLAMLYDVETADKFLVAYQNDQGNCFTYDVYWDFVSLIDILFGPPVVYPGWEAFGLTGLTDKMMEERLDRYVLSLLERI
- a CDS encoding winged helix-turn-helix domain-containing protein, encoding MEKIKFFNGEFKVKYRSEEIVLLPKEFQLLHFLYQSPSRIFTREELLDAVWPMEAPTDRTVDDHIYRVRKKLRSLSSVVSIETVRGQGYRLKLSKEAHASPLLKDEEVSSNVKTLFHKYHLYGQGDALKLLAENQSVFGFELDQQSRLYLHFMRGDFRWFLEEKEISFWEKCYYLLHIYSYIEADKYKCLDYFTRALTAKELPEHYRLEIRLLNRLSFLIYTKQVDEAEILLLQSEKEIHEKNLEGFIPLISLTELYLAVLRSDTDRIDKKMAEMEKMLVKYPFLREKAIFYIIKGIKCITLEKKQTEAEHYFDQGFDLFREAKYIPGVLSSINIILFFLNELQIENNLYAHYQKVWERYDEEYQFVELKRQISSRLDFYLK